A stretch of Brassica napus cultivar Da-Ae chromosome C6, Da-Ae, whole genome shotgun sequence DNA encodes these proteins:
- the LOC106389744 gene encoding phospholipase A1-Igamma3, chloroplastic codes for MAAPSSLIALKKPIFLSFSPHNIFNTKPKTLILTTQLKTCSLVYSSSCTSINSSTTQPLVLNNKQEEKEEAEAEVEEEVSLGSIWREVQGCNNWEGLLDPMNNHLRSEIIRYGEFAQACYDSFDFDPHSKYCGSCKYHPSDLFSNLDLNLHKGYTITRYLYATSNINLPNFFQRSKLSSIWSQHANWMGYIAVATDEEEVARLGRRDIVIAWRGTVTYLEWIYDLKDILCSANFGDDPSVKIELGFHDLYTKKEDSCKFSSFSAREQVLSEVKRLVEYYGQAGHEISITVTGHSLGAALALVSAYDIAELNLNHIPENNTKVPVTVFSFSGPRVGNLRFKERCEELDVKVLRVINVHDKVPSVPGIFANEKFQFQKYIEEATSFPWSYAHVGTELALDHKKSPFLKPTKDLGCAHNLEALLHLVDGYHGEEEGEEKKFCLVTKRDIALVNKSCDFLKSDYHVPPCWRQDENKGMVKTGDGRWVLPDRPRLEPHRPEDITHHLQKVLGTSNGEPKLLH; via the coding sequence ATGGCTGCTCCATCATCACTAATAGCTCTCAAGAAGCCAATATTCCTCTCTTTTTCTCCACACAATATATTCAATACCAAaccaaaaaccctaatcttgACAACACAGTTGAAGACTTGTTCCCTCGTTTACTCATCTTCTTGCACAAGcattaactcttcaacaactcAACCCCTTGTTTTAAACaacaaacaagaagaaaaagaagaagcagaagcagaGGTCGAAGAAGAAGTGAGTCTTGGATCAATTTGGAGAGAAGTACAAGGTTGTAATAACTGGGAAGGACTACTAGATCCAATGAACAACCATCTTCGAAGCGAGATCATACGTTACGGCGAGTTTGCTCAAGCTTGCTACGACTCATTCGACTTTGATCCTCACTCTAAATACTGCGGCTCTTGCAAGTACCATCCTTCAGATTTATTCTCAAACCTTGACCTAAATCTACACAAGGGCTACACCATAACACGTTACCTCTACGCAACTTCCAACATCAACCTCCCAAACTTCTTCCAAAGATCAAAACTCAGCTCTATTTGGAGCCAACATGCAAACTGGATGGGTTACATTGCTGTAGCTACGGATGAGGAAGAGGTGGCTAGGCTCGGGAGACGTGACATAGTCATCGCTTGGAGGGGCACTGTCACTTATCTCGAATGGATCTATGACTTGAAAGACATTCTTTGTTCAGCTAACTTCGGTGACGACCCTTCAGTCAAGATTGAATTAGGGTTTCATGACTTGTACACCAAGAAAGAAGACTCTTGCAAGTTCTCTTCCTTTTCGGCTCGAGAACAGGTTTTGTCCGAAGTCAAACGTCTTGTTGAGTACTATGGTCAAGCAGGTCATGAGATAAGCATCACCGTGACAGGTCACAGCCTGGGTGCAGCTCTTGCTTTGGTCAGTGCTTATGATATCGCGGAGCTAAACTTGAATCACATACCGGAGAACAACACTAAAGTCCCAGTTACTGTGTTCTCCTTCTCAGGACCACGTGTAGGCAACTTGAGGTTCAAGGAACGATGCGAAGAGCTAGATGTCAAAGTTTTGAGAGTGATAAACGTGCATGACAAGGTACCTTCAGTTCCAGGGATATTTGCAAACGAGAAGTTTCAGTTTCAGAAATATATCGAGGAGGCAACATCATTCCCATGGAGCTACGCACACGTTGGCACAGAGCTTGCCTTAGACCACAAGAAAAGCCCGTTTCTGAAACCGACCAAGGATTTGGGCTGTGCACATAACCTAGAAGCTTTACTTCATTTGGTGGATGGATatcatggagaagaagaaggagaagagaagaagtttTGTTTGGTGACGAAGAGGGACATAGCTTTAGTGAACAAGAGTTGTGACTTCCTAAAAAGTGATTATCACGTACCGCCTTGTTGGAGACAAGACGAGAACAAAGGGATGGTTAAGACCGGAGATGGTCGGTGGGTTTTGCCTGATCGACCACGGCTCGAGCCTCATCGACCAGAAGATATCACACATCATCTTCAAAAAGTTCTTGGCACATCTAACGGCGAACCTAAACTCTTACATTAA